DNA from Solanum stenotomum isolate F172 chromosome 3, ASM1918654v1, whole genome shotgun sequence:
ATGAAGCAAATACAGTAAACAATGAAATTACTACTACAACTTATTAATCCAACAAGATTTTGTAGTCCATTTCTCCGGGACAATTGCTAATACTACTCTACAGTAACATAAAATTGGAATAGTCATGTAATTGGGTAAATCAGCAAGGCAATGAAGATATAATTGGTGtctgcatttttcttttttcagacTAGTTTAACTCACACCCCATAACTATAACTCGAATCTACAACAAAAAGGTACTGAAAATGCTGGCAACTCGGCAAAAAGACAAATTAAAAATAGGTAGTACTACTTGTGATTCGGGGTCATTTGGTTTGCTGACTAAATGATGCCTAAGTCTGATTGGATCGGAGAAGACGGGATATCAAGGATTaagtttgaaattaaatttatattttgtttgattgaAAGTATAGATTTATCTCACACTCaaccaaacaaaatataaatttaattctaAACTTAATCCCAGGAGATCCCACCTTATCCCATACTTCCAAGAATTTAATTCTTGAAAAGTTCCAAACAATGTTCCTGGTCCAAATTCCTGCTCCAGAACTTCTTGTAATACTCAGCATACGTGAAGTCCTGATAAATGACTGGAGATCCATCTTCCGTCAGGAGTTTTGGAGCACTGATTTTTGCGCTATCGCACGGACATAGGAACGAAGCCACTGACATCCTAGCTTGATCCGAATTCACAATAGCTCGATGCCATACACTTTTGTACTTACCGTTACTTACTGCCTGCACAATCACCATTGTATTAGAttcaaatttaacttattttgcAATCGcactttaataaaataaaaaaagtgacCCTAGTAGTTATGTTTTAGGTGAATGgtggaataaataaataattcaacgACTACCTAATACCTccaatattattataatttatacctCACAACAAACAAACGACTCAAGGAGTTGTGGTTTACCTGCAATTGATCACCAAGATTAATGACAAAGGCATCTGGTTGAGGTTTGACAGCCAACCATTTACCATCTTTAAGAACTTGAAGACCAGCAACTTGCAAGTCTTGAAGAAGAATTGTAAGTGAATTTGGATCAGTATGGGCCGGAAGCCCATAAGTGAGTTCTGGTTGTGGGCATGGAGGATAAAAATTGATAGCCATATGTTGGCCTTGTTCTCCCAATACATCTTTTATACACTCTTTCTCTAAGCCCAGGCTCTCTGCTATGGCTTCCTCCAATCTAAATCCGAGTTCTCGAACTTCCGTGCAATATCTGCTCACGATTTCCCTGTAACAACCACTATTTAgattaattcttcttcttcaaattgaaataaattgaatattgatacattacatcattttttattttatataagaaaaagtAGTGAGAATTCTATTAAGTAACCCAATTTAGTAAGAGCCCTCTAAGCTATGTTTAATGTAGTGTTGGGCTCGGCTTTACTTTAGAAGAATGACAAAGTCTCAACTATCAGACTAATATTCTACACAACTCTCAAGTCCAGACATAGGCATTATTATGTCCAAATTATATTTAGGAAACTGGTTGAATGATTCAGTTTGATAATTATGCATTTTGTTGATGGAATTAAGGGCACCACATAATTTAACAGTAAGACACAATATTCTCAAGTTCAAACTAAGAAAGGCGAATCAACTATAGTTATGatttaaatactttaaaaatgcTATAAATGTTATAAACAACAACTTTAAAAGTGGCCATAAGGGTGTACCAAAGGGGTAAGTAATTTGGTACGCAGGATAAAGTAAATGTATTTCAGGATTAAGTTTGggttaaaaattatattttacagaTTAAAGATATAAATGAATCCagattaaatttataatttcaatcaatataacaaaatttaaacaCAACCTTAATCTCATTCTAGTAGGTACTATTAccttctaaataaaataaattagttcaaaaaatatgatctCAACACAATAATCTTGGTATAATATTATCTGTGAACCAACCGAACTTTGACCAATATTTATAATACTTGTCATTAagatttttgaagaaataaattataattataaaatattgaactaatttagctttaaaaatcaataaaattaacttTCAACATCGAAACGTATTGAGATGGAAGAAGTATCTTTCTTTCCACACTattcaaaattttgacaaataaatcCGAACAGAGAAAGGAAGTAACTTTCTTCCCCCGCTATTCAAAAGTCCATCAACTCTACCCCAAAAGAAACTTGGAAAAGAAATAATGTCGGCAAATCTTGAAGCTTTAACAGATCCACAAAAATCAACACCACTTTAATTAACGCGTGAAACCAGCCGCAAATTAGCATAGACAATTCACTtgcttttaattaattaattaatggaatATAAAACAGGATCAATTTTGATGGTGACCATAATGATGATATGGGGTTGGCTTAAATAACTATCTATAATCACTAAGAAatgaataaacatatttttgtgCTGTGTTGGCTTTCTAATTCAACACCCCCACtcactttttattattttaaagtataacGTTTAATCAAATGCTCTATAATTGAACTAAAAGCCCCAATTATTCATTAGCTTACGTTATGCCATTTGAAATTTTGTTGCAAGTCACTTTCATTTGGTAAATTAATCCTTAAAAACGCGTTTTTTTAGCCATGAAACTCAACAAAATCagcatattcttattttttatgtttcagATTCTCATTGCTTACCCACCGTCATttattcttttgtttaaaataagaaaactaATTGTCATCATTACTCATTATTATAAAAACAgaaaaattaaacattttatGTAATTGTTAATAGAAAGTAGAAACtccagaaagaaaaaaaatctctttgCATAAGAAATATTGAATAGAACAAAATATCCTTTCAAGTCTATTATgggtaaaaataaagataaaatataaaaaataaaagaaaaaatccttttggccagaaaatttggccataatgatgtttttttcacactatgttattttacctttttgaacatttttactcttttaactttaatactttttaattaaaaaaaatcatttattttaaaataaaaagaatattatagactttttaaatttctaatcaAATTTCCTAACCATTTAACATTATAAACAAATTATAAGTTACTTATGGTCTCGAAACTTGATATTTTATCACAATGTATAGAAAATTTGCTGTATTATGGTGTTTTTCACCATTACGAGATTGTCAAAGGGTACTATTACTTTTTGGACACACAAATTGGAAAATTCAAGGGATGAGACAGATTCTTATGGGGTACATAAAACtatgaatattatatttaacttgtttattttatgttatttgtcCTTGTTCGGCTTAATTATAGCGTAACATGTTACTATAATTTACTAAATTAATTCGCTTCTCGATTATTCTCCACTTAAAAAGAGTGATCtagaaatttcaataaaaaaagacttgtatataatttctttatttcctCATTATTAAGCActcttttatttactttttgagAAAGAGGTACATAGAATGTATAAAATATCTATACCCACATTCAAAGGTCTAGATTCAAAccttacaataaaaaaaattgatgataaAATATGCTATATAACTTTATATTAGTcgaatctttttttattttttttaatattaacaCTTAGAAAGAAAAGTGCTGGGGAAATTGCACAACACGAACGAAAATGATGGGTCTGAAATGGTCAAAGGCAGTGTATCTATCACCTATTgagtatttttatattatttttttaaatatttatgggTTGGGATGGATTAAATGAACGATTTTTTAAGGAAATTAGCTAATTAaaattgggataagttctttgATTTTCGAGGTTACTATGTGTCTCTTTGTGATAATAAAAAGACAAATtcgaatcaaaatataatttatttaatatataattggATCGACAAAAAGTGACCGGGTGAATATTTATAAAGAGGCTAAAAGTACTTTTTTTGTGTAGCAAATAGAAACAGTAGAGCTTTGCTAAAACAAAAGGCACTACTTTTTCTAAATGTAACATTTTTCGACTTAACATAATATAGTAGtaagatataataattttttaaatttgtgctATAAAATAAAGtgttaaataattgtataacgatataataaataaatattaattttaaattattctaATTAAAGTAAGATAAGAAAAAATTTCAATCGAACAAAGGAATCCGATCCTGAGTCGACATGAATCAGGACTTAAGGCCACCCATCACCTTCACTTTTGTCGGCTTACGTCTCCATAGTGATTTCATCACTAGGGTGACACACTCATTGCATACGTGTcgattaatgaaaaaatatagcGACAATGATGGTGTCATCAAATTTGTCATCCATGAcgtaatatttaattagttaattattaaTCTATATGGTACTACATCTTGagacaatattttattttatttttttaaaaaaaatggtactAACTACGACACGTTGAAATAGTCAAATGTGGCCTCACATGCTTGTTTCTGACATttaccttcttttcttttcaaaaatcaaaattctacattttttttccttatggTGAATAATGGTTACTCTAATTTATGTGGCTATTCTAGTTTTTGTTATCGGAAGTTGAGGAATAGCAACAAAATTATTGACTAGGTCAAGACTACATCTATGAAAAAATCAATTGTGATTCAATATTTGAACATACTAGAGGGAATATAGGTGaccaaaatcaaacttaatactCCATCTGTTCTATATTATCTGAAATTTTTGGATTgtacaaaataattgaattgttcaaaaatCAAGATGGaggtttgatatttttttttcatatttatctttttctttaatgaaatttcatattttctaagTGATAAATTGCACGGCTTgcaaagttatatttatgattttacaaaaaaaaaacaataataaaaatatgattaaaattatgtcattgaatatttttcttaataaatgggTATTGCTTCACGAATTCAGTTAATATGAAATTGGGAGATTAGATATTACTTTAcgaattcaattaatatgaaattggGAGAGTACTTCTTAAATACTcattgaaatatgaaaaaagaaggaaaaagacaagGTAACGGAATTAAAAATGGTTGGGACATTCAAAGGGAACATGCATTCTAGAAAAATCAAGATCAGTTTGTACATTATTGAAAGGTTAGCTAGGTAGATTAGGTAGTTTTAATTATCAAAGAATCatcttccttctttttctttttatgagtTGACCCTTTTTAggatgaaataatttattactaGTCTCCCTAatcaattactattttttttaatattttaaataagtagttctttaattttatagtgAGGTTTTGTTTATAGATATTGtttctaaaaagaaattaattttacatTCTATAAGACTGACAAACACCTGACGCGCATCTGACACATGTccaacttttaaaatattcctatttaTAAACAACTTAAATACGTAACAACATCAGATACGATACACGCTGTTATTTGAGGTTACCATGCATAACTATACACACAAAGTGGTTGACGTATATAAAGATAATTAAAAGTAATGACTCGGATAGCAATGTATATTAAGATAATGAAAGTAATTAAGACAAGTTAATTAATGGTGTTTACCTGAAAGACGATGGATTAGAAGGCCATTCAGGAGCATATTTCTCCAGAGGATGACAATGAAGTCTGAGATAATCTCTCCAATTATGAACTGTCTCCTTTTTAACATTAAAACTAGTAGATAATCTCATGGTCTTTGAAGGATCATCTGAATACAATTTTAGCTTCTCTTCTACTGGTAAATTGAAAAATTCCCCAGCTACCCTTAGCATTTGCTCTACAACTTCCTTTGGTACACCATGAT
Protein-coding regions in this window:
- the LOC125858518 gene encoding protein DOWNY MILDEW RESISTANCE 6-like encodes the protein METKVISSGIHHSTLPQSYIRPESDRPRLSEVVDCENVPIIDLGCGDQAQIIRLIGEACQTYGFFQVINHGVPKEVVEQMLRVAGEFFNLPVEEKLKLYSDDPSKTMRLSTSFNVKKETVHNWRDYLRLHCHPLEKYAPEWPSNPSSFREIVSRYCTEVRELGFRLEEAIAESLGLEKECIKDVLGEQGQHMAINFYPPCPQPELTYGLPAHTDPNSLTILLQDLQVAGLQVLKDGKWLAVKPQPDAFVINLGDQLQAVSNGKYKSVWHRAIVNSDQARMSVASFLCPCDSAKISAPKLLTEDGSPVIYQDFTYAEYYKKFWSRNLDQEHCLELFKN